DNA from Mycobacterium bourgelatii:
AGTCGTCGCACCACGCGGGCCGCCCCATGAGGTCGACCAGCGCCCGCCAATCCCGATCGTCACGCACGCTGACGGCGATCCAATCGTCGTCGCCGGCGCACCGGTAGATGTTCTGCACTGCTCCGCACCGGCCGCGATTTCCGCGACGGCTGAGGGTTTGACCAAAGACCTCGTTCTCGATGGGTTGGATCGCGGTGACATTGAGAACCGCCTCGACCATCGGCAGCTCGACCTGCTGACCCAATCCGGTGCGTTCAGCGAATTGCAGCGCGGCCAGCACCGCGAACGCCGCATGGACGCCGGCCAGCGGGTCGCAGGCGCCGCGCGGGGTCACCGGGGACGTCTCCGGCAAGCCGGTCACCCAGGTCAGGCCGCCGATCTGCTCCATGGTCGGTGCAAACCCGACCCGGTCCCGCCACGGACCCTCCAGTCCGAATGCCGGCATCCGCGCGACGACGACTTTTGGGTTCACCTGCAGCAGGACGTCCGCGGTCAGCTCGAAGTTGTCCATCACCCGCGGCGAGAAATTCTCGATCACCACGTCGGCCCCGGCGACGAGCTTGAGGAACAGTTCGCGACCTTCCTGCGAGCCCAAATCCAATGTGACGGAACGCTTGTTGGTGTTCATCGCGTGGAACACCCAACCGTATTCCCACCAGTCGTCCACGTCGGTGCGCATGCCGCCCGAGTTCCTGATGCCGTCGGGGCGCTGAATCGACTCCACCTTGATGACGTCGGCACCGAAGGCGGCCAACAGATGGGTCGCGGCCGGGCCTGCCCAGAAGGCGGTCAAGTCGATCACGCGAACACCCTGCAGCGGCAAACCTTGTGGCACTGGTTCGCCGTCTAATTTGTTTGTGCGTGACGGGATTCCATCGTTGTCCGCGCCGAGGGCGGGGGTCGTGCCCACCGGCGCCGGCGCACACCGCGACATCAGCCACGGGGGGCGCGGCTGGTGAAAACCGGCGGGATTGCGGACGAAGGCCCCGCGCTGGGTCACGTAGTCCGTCTCGCGGATGGTGGCCCCGTTGCCCAACGCCGCGATGGGCAACCGGAACAGCTGCCCCAGCTCGACGATTTCCTCGACGGTCCGCTCGGCCATCCACGGCCCTATCGATTCGAAGATGTAGTCGCGGAATTCCCAACGGCCGATTTGGAATCGAAGCTGCGGAATCTCCTCGAACTGCGGGCATTCCACCATTGCGGCGAAGTCCAGCCACTGCTGCCCGGTAACCATCGTGATGCCGACATAGCCGTCCTTGGCCGGCACGATGGAAGGCACTTCCAGGGTGCGACGGACCGGGCCAACCTGCAGCAGCTGCGAATGTAGCCATTCGCTGCTCTGCATCGCCGTCAACGCTTCGAGCATGGACAGGTCGAGATGCTCACCCGGACCGCCGCGCCGAACACGCCGGTGGACCGCCAGGGCGCCGAAAGCGGCGTACACCCC
Protein-coding regions in this window:
- a CDS encoding CaiB/BaiF CoA-transferase family protein produces the protein MSREADNRPTPLDELRVVEVSDRIAGSYCGKLLVDAGAQVYKIEPPQGDPLRRYSATCSPIPDDADSPFFSYLNAGKRSLCIAPNSDHYRAELGAADVVIATVGRAQAPALGIEPQRLLADQPRAVIITISDFGWKGPWADRAANEFTLQAWSGSPGFRGDPAGPPISIGGDLGEFMGGVYAAFGALAVHRRVRRGGPGEHLDLSMLEALTAMQSSEWLHSQLLQVGPVRRTLEVPSIVPAKDGYVGITMVTGQQWLDFAAMVECPQFEEIPQLRFQIGRWEFRDYIFESIGPWMAERTVEEIVELGQLFRLPIAALGNGATIRETDYVTQRGAFVRNPAGFHQPRPPWLMSRCAPAPVGTTPALGADNDGIPSRTNKLDGEPVPQGLPLQGVRVIDLTAFWAGPAATHLLAAFGADVIKVESIQRPDGIRNSGGMRTDVDDWWEYGWVFHAMNTNKRSVTLDLGSQEGRELFLKLVAGADVVIENFSPRVMDNFELTADVLLQVNPKVVVARMPAFGLEGPWRDRVGFAPTMEQIGGLTWVTGLPETSPVTPRGACDPLAGVHAAFAVLAALQFAERTGLGQQVELPMVEAVLNVTAIQPIENEVFGQTLSRRGNRGRCGAVQNIYRCAGDDDWIAVSVRDDRDWRALVDLMGRPAWCDDSLATLPGRRERGDEIDSHLAAWFADRERDPTVELLASVGVPAAPVVSPSLVTDNPQLRDRGFFESLTHSRIGQALYPTPPFALLTDQREWLLRPPPTLGEHNEEVLRDQCGLTDQDLEPLAASAVIGTRPVGL